One region of Rhizobium sp. WYJ-E13 genomic DNA includes:
- a CDS encoding BtpA/SgcQ family protein, whose amino-acid sequence MVFECFGTRKKVVIAMAHIGALPGSPLYDAQGGMQKLIDDVASDVEKLQAGGVDAIMFGNENDRPYVFKGSAESVAAMTAIVQAIKPQLKVPFGVNYLWDPVSSVAIGAVTGASFVREIFTGLFASDMGLWQPDCATAARLRANLGRGDMKMLFNINAEFAYSLDQRPIALRAKSAVFSSVADAILVSGPITGQPASQSDLRDVCEAVTDVPVFANTGVNIDNISDVFSMAQGCIIGTHFKVDGNTWNAVDAARVRRFMDVVETLR is encoded by the coding sequence ATGGTTTTTGAATGCTTCGGGACGCGCAAGAAGGTGGTCATCGCCATGGCCCATATCGGCGCCCTGCCCGGATCGCCACTTTACGACGCTCAGGGAGGCATGCAAAAGCTGATCGACGACGTGGCATCAGACGTCGAGAAGCTGCAGGCCGGCGGCGTCGATGCCATCATGTTCGGCAACGAGAACGATCGGCCCTACGTCTTCAAGGGGTCGGCCGAGAGCGTTGCGGCGATGACCGCCATTGTACAGGCAATCAAGCCTCAACTAAAAGTTCCGTTTGGCGTGAACTATCTCTGGGATCCAGTCTCCAGCGTCGCCATCGGCGCTGTCACCGGCGCCAGTTTCGTGCGCGAAATCTTCACAGGTCTTTTTGCCTCCGACATGGGATTATGGCAGCCGGACTGCGCAACTGCGGCTCGACTACGGGCGAATCTCGGCCGGGGCGACATGAAGATGCTGTTCAATATCAACGCCGAATTTGCTTATTCGCTGGATCAGCGCCCGATAGCGTTGCGCGCCAAGAGCGCCGTCTTCTCCTCCGTCGCCGATGCCATTCTTGTATCCGGCCCGATTACCGGACAGCCAGCGAGCCAGTCGGATCTTCGCGACGTATGCGAAGCCGTTACCGATGTCCCGGTCTTTGCCAATACCGGCGTCAACATCGACAATATCAGCGACGTTTTCTCCATGGCGCAGGGCTGCATCATAGGCACCCATTTCAAGGTGGACGGCAACACGTGGAACGCTGTTGACGCGGCGCGCGTCAGGCGCTTCATGGATGTCGTCGAAACTTTACGCTGA
- a CDS encoding DUF411 domain-containing protein, translating into MRRRSFIAMAGSALVLLAGRVGATVPTEMTVYKDPNCGCCHAWAKAMAAAGYSVDIRDADDLAAVKVRLGVPADMQGCHTAVVEDYYLEGHVPLTAVKRLLQERPSLRGLAVPGMPAGSLGMGEDPRASYDVYAIPSETGAPHVFMEVRPRKG; encoded by the coding sequence ATGCGCAGGAGAAGCTTCATCGCAATGGCGGGTTCCGCCCTGGTATTGCTCGCCGGACGGGTTGGTGCGACCGTCCCGACGGAGATGACTGTCTACAAGGATCCGAACTGCGGCTGCTGCCACGCATGGGCGAAGGCGATGGCCGCCGCGGGCTATTCCGTCGACATCCGCGACGCGGACGACCTTGCCGCGGTCAAGGTGCGGCTGGGGGTGCCCGCCGACATGCAGGGATGCCATACTGCCGTCGTCGAGGACTATTATCTGGAGGGCCACGTTCCGCTTACGGCCGTCAAACGGCTGCTGCAGGAGCGGCCTTCGCTGCGAGGGCTGGCCGTTCCCGGCATGCCGGCCGGCTCGCTCGGAATGGGCGAGGATCCTCGGGCGTCCTACGACGTCTATGCGATCCCCTCGGAGACCGGGGCGCCACACGTGTTCATGGAGGTCCGCCCCCGAAAGGGATGA
- a CDS encoding gamma-glutamyltransferase family protein, with product MSSPVTQTTPADMSSRRAMIVTPHWLASEAGAKVLRRGGNAIEALVAAGAALAVTYPHFCGLGGDAVWLVADETGKAETFLGIGQAGGIIPEGDIPLRGAASMLTTACLVDSWDKVLAHSTAEWAGSESLPSLLDDAIALAENGFEVSRSQSFWYEFRRSELVRWPGFRDLFTSSGIQRQPAIGRTLDGIARHGAREFYEGALARQIATGLAEAGSPLLATDLAATRTDIAPPLRQTYRDTTLLAPPLPTQGITTLGIMGVLNHLSMRDFPPDSAGFYHRLIEAVKQAFLDRHTIADPHYAADVSPALLDPVRLKAKAAAIDSSRALPWPQPYRHGDTALLAAVDEKGRCASLLQSLYFDWGSGVVVGDTGILWQNRGAAFSTDPTSPNVIRPGKRPFYTLNPGLALKNGRPHLIYGTQGADGQPQTLSLLLSLLVDHGLDPAAALSRPRFLLGRTFSDSRDTLKIEENVGLETVSALAAMGHEISTIDSFSPLGGQAGVIRIGQDGATDGAHDPRSDGGAILL from the coding sequence ATGTCCTCTCCCGTCACTCAGACCACTCCAGCTGACATGTCGTCCCGCCGCGCCATGATCGTGACGCCGCATTGGCTCGCCAGCGAAGCTGGTGCCAAGGTGTTGCGGCGCGGCGGCAATGCCATCGAGGCGCTGGTTGCCGCAGGTGCGGCGCTTGCGGTCACCTACCCGCATTTCTGCGGTCTCGGCGGCGATGCCGTCTGGCTGGTCGCCGACGAGACGGGAAAGGCGGAGACCTTCCTCGGCATCGGTCAGGCGGGCGGTATCATTCCGGAGGGGGACATCCCCTTACGCGGAGCCGCCTCCATGCTGACGACAGCCTGCCTCGTGGATAGCTGGGACAAAGTGCTTGCTCATTCCACCGCGGAATGGGCGGGATCGGAGAGTCTGCCGAGTCTGCTTGACGATGCGATCGCCCTTGCGGAAAACGGCTTCGAGGTCAGCCGGTCGCAGTCCTTCTGGTACGAATTCCGCCGTAGCGAGCTGGTGCGCTGGCCGGGCTTCAGGGACCTTTTCACCTCATCAGGCATTCAGCGGCAGCCAGCAATCGGCAGAACGCTTGATGGCATTGCCCGCCACGGCGCTCGCGAATTCTACGAGGGGGCGCTCGCCCGGCAGATCGCCACTGGGCTGGCAGAGGCCGGTTCGCCGCTTTTGGCCACCGATCTCGCCGCAACACGAACCGATATCGCGCCTCCGCTCCGGCAGACCTATCGCGACACAACGCTGCTCGCGCCGCCTCTCCCGACCCAGGGCATAACCACGCTCGGCATTATGGGCGTGCTCAACCATTTGTCGATGAGGGATTTTCCTCCCGATAGCGCAGGTTTCTACCACAGGCTCATCGAGGCTGTGAAACAGGCTTTTCTCGACCGGCATACCATCGCCGATCCCCATTACGCGGCCGATGTTTCGCCAGCGCTGCTCGATCCAGTGCGCCTTAAGGCAAAAGCCGCGGCAATCGATTCCAGCCGCGCATTGCCCTGGCCGCAGCCCTATCGGCACGGCGACACAGCCCTACTTGCCGCCGTCGATGAGAAGGGACGCTGCGCATCGTTGCTGCAAAGCCTCTATTTCGACTGGGGAAGTGGCGTCGTGGTCGGCGATACAGGCATCCTCTGGCAGAACAGGGGTGCTGCCTTCAGCACCGACCCGACCAGCCCCAATGTCATCCGTCCCGGCAAGCGCCCGTTCTATACGCTCAATCCAGGCCTGGCGCTCAAGAACGGCCGGCCGCATCTTATCTATGGCACGCAAGGGGCCGATGGACAGCCGCAGACCTTGTCGCTGCTCCTCAGCCTGCTGGTCGACCATGGCCTCGATCCAGCCGCAGCACTTTCCCGCCCGCGCTTCCTGCTCGGCCGCACCTTTTCCGACAGCCGGGACACGCTGAAGATCGAGGAAAATGTCGGCTTGGAAACGGTCTCCGCACTTGCCGCCATGGGCCACGAGATCTCAACGATCGACAGTTTCAGCCCCCTCGGTGGGCAGGCCGGCGTTATCCGCATCGGGCAGGACGGTGCAACCGATGGCGCTCATGACCCACGCAGCGACGGAGGCGCGATCCTGCTGTGA
- a CDS encoding copper-binding protein, translating into MKTVIKLAIAAVLTTSAAFGAFAQEFTKGIVSKVDAKANKVTIKHEELKNLEMPAMTMVFRVEDPGLLAKLKEGSSVAFVAERVNGKLTVTEVK; encoded by the coding sequence ATGAAGACTGTCATCAAACTTGCCATCGCAGCCGTCCTTACGACCAGCGCGGCATTCGGAGCCTTCGCGCAGGAGTTCACCAAGGGTATCGTCAGCAAGGTCGACGCCAAGGCGAACAAGGTCACCATCAAGCACGAGGAGCTGAAGAACCTCGAGATGCCCGCCATGACGATGGTGTTCCGCGTCGAAGATCCGGGTCTCCTCGCGAAGCTGAAAGAAGGGTCGAGCGTCGCGTTCGTCGCAGAACGCGTGAATGGCAAGCTGACCGTGACCGAGGTAAAATAG
- a CDS encoding FGGY-family carbohydrate kinase translates to MAAVLGLDIGTTSTIGILVGLPDRILATASRPVTLSSPHIGWAEENPSEWWENVCSIIGELLSTSGLDAGEISAVGVTGMLPAVVLLDAHGKVLRPSIQQSDGRCGAEVAELKAEWDERAFLERAGNGINQQLVTAKLRWIERHEPRVFEQIETVFGSYDYINYRLTGARSVEQNWALEAGFVNIATDAIDEELVRLAHIDPRVVPIKRASSEIMGIVDERGASETGLRIGTPVVGGAADMIASALGAGVIEAGDVLLKFGGAVDILTATDVVAPDTRLFLDYHLVPGLYMPNGCMSTGGSALNWFVNNFASGEQHAADAKGCSLHQHLDHLAEQKPAGSDGLTILPYMLGEKTPIHDPAARGVIEGLTLSHDIGHLWRALLEAYAYAIRHHVEVLIDMGHRPRRFLVSDGGAQSTIWMQIVADVLGAPVQRLSGHPGSCIGAAWSAAIGVGLESDWRSVTRFVHFSDVLEPRSANAILYDDGYRRYRELYNRIAPVWRPR, encoded by the coding sequence ATGGCAGCCGTCCTCGGCCTCGATATCGGAACGACCTCCACGATAGGCATCCTGGTCGGCCTGCCGGATCGGATCCTGGCAACGGCAAGCCGGCCGGTGACCTTGTCGTCCCCACATATCGGCTGGGCAGAGGAAAACCCTTCGGAATGGTGGGAGAACGTATGCTCCATCATCGGAGAACTGCTCTCCACTTCCGGCCTTGATGCCGGAGAGATCAGCGCGGTTGGCGTGACAGGCATGCTTCCTGCCGTCGTTTTGCTCGATGCGCACGGCAAGGTGCTGAGACCAAGCATTCAGCAAAGCGACGGGCGCTGCGGCGCTGAAGTCGCCGAACTGAAGGCGGAATGGGACGAACGCGCATTCCTGGAGAGGGCCGGCAACGGCATCAATCAGCAGCTTGTCACAGCAAAACTGAGATGGATAGAACGGCATGAACCGAGGGTCTTCGAGCAGATTGAAACGGTCTTCGGTTCCTACGACTACATCAACTATCGACTGACCGGCGCCCGCTCCGTCGAACAGAACTGGGCGCTGGAAGCAGGCTTCGTGAATATCGCAACGGATGCCATCGACGAAGAGCTCGTGCGTCTTGCTCACATCGATCCTCGCGTCGTGCCGATAAAACGTGCGTCTTCGGAGATCATGGGGATCGTCGATGAACGGGGCGCCTCGGAAACGGGTCTGAGGATTGGAACCCCCGTCGTCGGCGGTGCGGCAGATATGATTGCGTCCGCGCTGGGTGCGGGCGTCATCGAGGCCGGCGACGTTCTCTTAAAATTCGGTGGCGCGGTCGATATTCTGACGGCCACCGACGTTGTGGCCCCGGATACCAGGCTTTTTCTCGACTATCATCTGGTACCGGGCCTTTACATGCCGAACGGCTGCATGTCGACAGGTGGCTCTGCGCTGAATTGGTTCGTGAATAACTTTGCATCTGGCGAACAGCATGCTGCCGATGCCAAGGGATGCAGCCTGCATCAGCACCTCGACCATCTGGCCGAACAAAAGCCCGCCGGCTCTGACGGGCTGACGATCCTGCCCTATATGCTCGGTGAAAAGACGCCCATCCACGATCCGGCAGCCCGCGGCGTGATTGAGGGGCTGACGTTGTCGCACGATATCGGTCATCTCTGGCGCGCCCTGCTTGAAGCTTATGCCTATGCCATCCGCCATCACGTCGAGGTGCTGATCGATATGGGGCATCGCCCGAGGCGCTTTCTGGTGTCGGACGGCGGCGCACAGAGCACGATATGGATGCAGATCGTGGCCGACGTGCTTGGCGCCCCGGTGCAGCGCCTTTCGGGACATCCAGGCTCCTGCATCGGCGCGGCCTGGAGCGCTGCGATCGGCGTTGGTCTCGAATCCGACTGGCGCAGTGTCACGCGCTTCGTACACTTTTCGGATGTCCTGGAGCCACGAAGCGCCAATGCAATCCTGTATGACGATGGCTATCGCCGCTACCGGGAACTCTATAATCGCATCGCACCCGTCTGGAGACCACGGTAG
- a CDS encoding SDR family NAD(P)-dependent oxidoreductase — translation MKPPVFSELQGRRAFVTGGATGIGLAIVKALAAQDVVVAIADINLDAATQAVQSIGKGAVAVEVDVRKRASVEAAFMEAVNGIGGCDIVIANAGVSTMQKALELTDEEWDFNFDVNTRGIFLTNQIAGRHLVGQGHGCIVNTASLAAKVGAPLLAHYSASKFAVLGWTQALARELASAGIRVNAVCPGFVKTGMQSREIEWEARLRGISPQQVFDEYVGQTPLGRIETAEDVADVVVFLCSDSARFMTGQGVNVTGGVYMT, via the coding sequence ATGAAACCGCCTGTCTTTTCCGAGCTTCAGGGGCGCCGCGCGTTCGTTACGGGCGGTGCAACCGGCATCGGCCTGGCAATCGTCAAGGCGCTTGCCGCCCAGGATGTTGTCGTAGCAATCGCTGACATCAATCTCGACGCGGCAACCCAGGCGGTTCAGTCGATCGGAAAGGGTGCGGTCGCCGTCGAGGTCGACGTGCGCAAGCGGGCTTCTGTCGAGGCCGCCTTCATGGAGGCGGTAAACGGGATAGGGGGTTGCGATATCGTCATAGCCAATGCCGGCGTTTCCACCATGCAAAAAGCCCTCGAGTTGACCGACGAGGAATGGGACTTCAATTTCGACGTCAACACGCGCGGGATTTTTCTGACGAACCAGATCGCTGGTCGCCATCTGGTCGGGCAGGGCCACGGTTGCATCGTCAATACCGCGTCACTTGCGGCAAAAGTCGGTGCGCCGCTTCTTGCCCACTATTCTGCCAGCAAGTTTGCCGTTCTTGGTTGGACCCAAGCCCTCGCACGCGAGCTCGCATCTGCAGGTATCAGGGTGAACGCCGTCTGCCCAGGCTTCGTGAAAACCGGTATGCAAAGCCGGGAGATCGAATGGGAGGCGCGCCTTCGCGGCATCTCACCGCAACAGGTGTTCGACGAATATGTCGGCCAAACACCCCTCGGGCGCATCGAAACAGCCGAGGATGTTGCCGATGTTGTGGTCTTCCTTTGCTCCGACAGCGCCCGTTTTATGACGGGCCAGGGCGTCAATGTGACTGGTGGCGTCTATATGACTTAA
- a CDS encoding GntR family transcriptional regulator, with protein MPSNPDRVKIAHRTLRQAIIEQALKAGTKLPEDEIGRHFSMSRTLVRTVLAKLQAQGLVDTYHKRTATVAQPSLEEARDAFAIRRALEREVMKAVIKRWSPAIEKLLREHVQEEEAAHAKGDVRLSTRLAGEFHLKLAELSGNALLERYLSELVSRCSLILAMYSRPHSSECAISEHSGLINALKKGDLASAEHLMDEHLSSVESRALIEDDLAKEPDIGSILSRFSSRVTG; from the coding sequence ATGCCATCCAATCCCGATCGTGTGAAAATCGCCCACCGCACACTGCGACAGGCCATTATCGAGCAGGCTCTCAAAGCCGGGACAAAACTTCCCGAGGACGAGATCGGCCGGCATTTCTCCATGAGTCGAACGCTCGTGCGCACCGTACTTGCCAAGCTGCAGGCGCAGGGACTGGTCGACACTTACCATAAGCGCACGGCCACCGTCGCCCAGCCAAGTCTTGAGGAAGCGCGCGATGCCTTTGCCATTCGCCGCGCACTCGAACGGGAGGTGATGAAGGCTGTCATCAAGCGCTGGAGCCCCGCGATCGAAAAACTGTTGCGGGAACATGTGCAGGAAGAGGAAGCCGCACATGCCAAAGGCGATGTGCGCCTGTCAACTCGGCTGGCGGGCGAGTTCCACCTGAAGCTCGCCGAATTGTCCGGTAATGCGCTGCTCGAGCGTTATCTCTCCGAACTTGTTTCACGCTGCTCGCTCATCCTTGCCATGTATAGCCGGCCGCATTCCAGCGAATGTGCAATCAGTGAGCATTCCGGCCTCATCAACGCATTAAAAAAGGGCGATCTGGCCAGCGCGGAGCACTTGATGGACGAGCATCTATCATCCGTCGAAAGCCGCGCACTGATCGAGGATGATCTTGCAAAAGAGCCGGACATCGGTTCCATCCTGTCGCGCTTTTCGAGCCGCGTCACCGGCTGA
- a CDS encoding amidohydrolase family protein yields MTSGPLFDLVIRNVRVEENGPVVDIAVREGRIADIGSDIRCEAIESVDGEGAFAFGGFVDTHIHLDKACILDRCTICEGTLAEAVRETAKAKAGFEEDDVYARSARVVEKAISHGTTRMRTFVEIDPRAGFRSFEAIKRIREDYAFAVDIEICAFAQEGLTNEPETLDMLDAALSNGADLVGGCPYTDPDPNRHIEMIFALALKHDMPVDFHLDFSLDPDRSDLPAVIDATLRHRWQGRVAIGHVTNLSAMSQAEIVSIADRLAEADIALSVLPSTDLYLNGRSHDRLVPRGVAPAHLLAGRGVATSIATNNVLNPFTPYGDASLIRMANLYANVAQLSRDEDMALVFSMVTDAAARQLGSVRRLEVGAEATIVLLDSPGPRVAVREIARVIAGWKNGNRSFDNGKPRIHRPK; encoded by the coding sequence GTGACGTCTGGCCCATTATTTGATCTCGTTATCCGCAATGTCCGTGTCGAGGAGAACGGCCCCGTCGTCGACATCGCGGTGCGAGAGGGTCGGATCGCTGACATCGGATCCGATATCCGGTGCGAGGCGATCGAAAGCGTCGACGGCGAGGGAGCGTTCGCCTTCGGCGGGTTTGTCGATACACACATCCATCTGGACAAGGCCTGCATCCTCGACCGCTGCACGATTTGCGAAGGTACACTTGCCGAGGCCGTGCGGGAGACGGCGAAGGCCAAGGCGGGCTTTGAGGAAGACGACGTCTATGCCCGGTCTGCCCGCGTCGTTGAGAAGGCGATTTCACACGGCACCACGCGGATGCGCACCTTTGTCGAGATCGATCCTCGCGCCGGCTTCCGTTCCTTCGAGGCGATCAAGCGCATCCGTGAAGACTATGCCTTCGCGGTCGATATCGAGATCTGCGCCTTCGCCCAGGAGGGGCTGACAAATGAGCCGGAGACACTGGATATGCTCGACGCCGCCCTTTCCAATGGCGCGGATCTGGTCGGCGGCTGTCCCTATACGGACCCCGATCCCAACAGGCATATCGAGATGATCTTCGCCTTGGCGCTCAAGCATGACATGCCGGTCGACTTCCATCTCGATTTCAGCCTTGATCCCGATCGAAGCGATCTGCCGGCGGTGATCGACGCCACGCTTCGTCACCGTTGGCAGGGTCGCGTGGCGATCGGCCACGTCACCAATCTCTCGGCCATGTCGCAGGCAGAGATCGTCTCCATTGCTGATCGGCTGGCTGAAGCCGACATTGCGCTTTCTGTCCTGCCATCCACCGATCTGTACCTGAACGGACGCAGTCATGATCGGCTGGTTCCGCGCGGCGTCGCACCCGCTCACCTGCTGGCAGGCCGCGGTGTCGCGACCTCGATTGCGACCAACAACGTGCTCAATCCCTTCACTCCCTACGGTGATGCCTCGTTGATCCGCATGGCCAATCTCTATGCAAACGTCGCCCAGCTCTCGCGAGACGAGGACATGGCGCTGGTCTTCAGCATGGTGACAGATGCGGCAGCACGCCAACTCGGCAGCGTCAGACGGTTAGAAGTAGGCGCCGAGGCGACGATCGTGCTGCTCGACAGTCCTGGCCCGCGTGTCGCAGTGCGCGAGATCGCCCGCGTCATTGCCGGCTGGAAGAACGGCAACCGGAGTTTCGATAACGGCAAGCCCAGAATTCACAGACCAAAGTGA
- a CDS encoding plastocyanin/azurin family copper-binding protein encodes MKNYILALAVAALATPALASGDHAGGHDEKMAVGEPGDKAKVTQTVRVTMKETDDGKMVFTPAVFNVRKGQTVKIAIKNAGTVDHEFVLDQEDKILEHKKVMEKFPEMEHADANSIRLPVGQSGEIVWKFTTDGAFKFACLIPGHYEAGMHGDVSVATK; translated from the coding sequence ATGAAGAACTATATATTGGCACTGGCTGTCGCAGCGCTCGCAACTCCCGCCCTTGCCTCCGGCGACCATGCCGGCGGTCACGACGAAAAGATGGCTGTCGGGGAACCCGGCGACAAAGCCAAGGTGACACAGACGGTGCGCGTCACCATGAAGGAAACCGATGACGGGAAGATGGTGTTCACGCCGGCGGTCTTCAACGTCCGCAAGGGGCAGACGGTGAAAATCGCGATCAAGAATGCCGGAACCGTCGACCATGAATTCGTGCTCGATCAGGAAGATAAAATCCTGGAGCACAAGAAGGTCATGGAGAAGTTCCCCGAAATGGAACATGCAGACGCCAACTCCATCCGCCTTCCGGTCGGCCAGTCCGGCGAGATCGTCTGGAAATTCACCACCGACGGCGCGTTCAAATTCGCCTGCCTGATCCCCGGTCACTACGAAGCCGGCATGCACGGCGATGTCAGCGTCGCCACAAAGTAG
- a CDS encoding amidohydrolase family protein: MGRETVFANAKLADGTLNDIVVQDGRITAIGPAGSDASAANVVDIDGALLVPSFVEGHIHLDTSFYGDKWIPHKPCTNGFDVHERVAFQAENMAVAAPMDERARNQLDLCISNGALQMRSHVMVDGSVGLKSLETILKVREDYTDIIDIQLVAFPQSGILKSPGTPELMDEAIAMGANLVGGLDPLSFDRDIKGHLDVVFDIAERRGVDVDIHLHDAGTLGAMTIEEICARTTALGMQGHVAVSHAYGLGDLAPEAAKKIAMLIAKSGVSIMTNAPGNHNFPPVTLLRAAGVNVFSGSDNIRDSWWPFGDGDMLRRAEIIAYRSGFFSDAELSAAFDVVTSGGAKAMRLEGYGIEVGAKADFVTLTAEHVPEAVVAVPKPRRVFKQGRLVAENGSVIR, encoded by the coding sequence GTGGGCAGGGAAACAGTTTTCGCCAACGCAAAGCTCGCCGACGGCACTCTGAACGATATCGTGGTTCAGGACGGCCGGATCACTGCGATAGGACCGGCGGGCTCAGACGCCAGCGCGGCAAACGTGGTTGATATCGACGGAGCCCTTCTCGTGCCGAGCTTCGTCGAGGGCCATATCCATCTCGACACCAGCTTCTACGGCGACAAGTGGATCCCGCACAAACCGTGCACCAATGGCTTCGACGTGCATGAGCGCGTCGCCTTTCAAGCCGAGAATATGGCGGTCGCAGCGCCCATGGACGAACGCGCTCGCAACCAGCTCGATCTCTGCATTTCTAACGGCGCCCTACAGATGCGCAGCCACGTGATGGTCGATGGATCGGTCGGCCTGAAGTCGCTCGAAACCATCCTGAAGGTTCGCGAGGACTACACTGATATCATCGACATCCAGCTCGTCGCCTTCCCGCAGAGCGGCATCCTCAAGAGCCCCGGTACACCGGAGCTGATGGACGAGGCGATCGCGATGGGTGCCAATCTCGTCGGCGGGCTTGATCCACTCTCCTTCGACCGCGACATCAAGGGCCATCTCGACGTGGTCTTCGACATTGCCGAAAGGCGCGGCGTCGACGTCGATATCCATCTCCATGACGCGGGCACGCTCGGCGCCATGACGATCGAGGAGATCTGTGCTCGTACGACCGCGCTTGGCATGCAGGGGCATGTCGCCGTCAGCCATGCCTATGGTCTTGGTGATCTCGCGCCGGAAGCCGCAAAGAAGATTGCCATGCTGATCGCCAAAAGCGGCGTCTCGATCATGACCAACGCGCCCGGCAACCACAATTTTCCTCCTGTAACCCTGCTGCGCGCTGCCGGCGTCAATGTCTTCAGCGGCAGCGACAATATCCGCGATTCCTGGTGGCCCTTCGGGGATGGCGACATGCTGCGCCGGGCAGAGATTATCGCCTACCGTTCCGGTTTCTTCAGTGATGCGGAACTCAGCGCCGCTTTCGACGTGGTCACATCAGGCGGCGCCAAGGCGATGCGGCTGGAAGGCTACGGGATCGAGGTCGGCGCAAAGGCCGATTTCGTCACGCTCACGGCCGAGCATGTACCGGAGGCCGTCGTCGCAGTTCCGAAACCGCGCCGCGTCTTCAAGCAAGGCCGCCTCGTCGCCGAAAACGGCTCGGTGATACGCTGA
- a CDS encoding multicopper oxidase family protein — MFNRRQLFGASAALLAAGAWTKTSAMGLPDAPTMDTAAMQPPLHPTSGPDYQPVVTLNGWTLPHRMNNGIKEFHLVAEPVEREMADGMTAYLWGYNGQSPGPTIEAVEGDRVRIFVTNKLPEHTTIHWHGMILPSGMDGVGGLTQPHIPVGKTYVYEFDLVKSGTFMYHPHSDEMVQMAMGMMGFFVVHPKDPTFMRVDRDFVFLLNAYDIDPGSYVPRIMEMTDFNMWCWNSRVFPDISPLVVSRNDRVRVRVGNLTMTNHPIHMHGYDFEVTCTDGGWVRPEARWPEVSIDIPVGAMRAYEFDAKYLGDWAIHCHKSHHTMNAMGHDIPTFIGADKSKLAEKIRKLQPEYMPMGTKGMADMGEMEMPIPKNTVPMMTGWGPHGPIEMGGMFSVVKVREGISADDYSDPGWYENPPGTQAWEWTGELPDATKAKDAKTQITPKPTNG, encoded by the coding sequence ATGTTCAACAGACGACAACTGTTCGGTGCAAGTGCGGCGCTGCTGGCGGCCGGCGCGTGGACGAAGACTTCGGCGATGGGCCTGCCCGACGCCCCGACGATGGATACGGCGGCCATGCAGCCGCCGCTCCACCCGACCTCCGGCCCGGACTACCAGCCGGTCGTCACCCTCAACGGCTGGACGCTTCCGCACCGTATGAACAATGGCATCAAGGAGTTCCACCTCGTCGCCGAACCGGTGGAGCGCGAAATGGCTGATGGCATGACTGCTTATCTCTGGGGCTATAACGGCCAGTCTCCGGGTCCGACGATCGAGGCGGTCGAGGGCGACCGGGTGCGCATCTTCGTCACCAACAAGCTGCCGGAGCACACGACGATCCACTGGCATGGCATGATCCTGCCGTCCGGAATGGACGGTGTCGGCGGGTTGACTCAACCGCACATCCCCGTGGGCAAGACCTATGTCTACGAGTTCGACCTCGTGAAGTCGGGCACCTTCATGTACCACCCGCATTCCGACGAGATGGTGCAGATGGCCATGGGCATGATGGGCTTCTTCGTCGTCCACCCGAAGGATCCGACGTTCATGCGCGTCGACCGCGACTTCGTCTTCCTGCTCAACGCCTACGACATCGATCCGGGCTCCTACGTGCCGCGTATCATGGAAATGACCGACTTCAACATGTGGTGCTGGAACAGTCGCGTGTTTCCGGACATCAGCCCACTCGTCGTTTCCAGGAACGACAGGGTGCGGGTGCGGGTCGGCAACCTGACGATGACGAACCATCCGATCCACATGCATGGCTATGATTTCGAGGTGACGTGCACGGATGGCGGCTGGGTGCGGCCGGAAGCACGGTGGCCGGAGGTGAGCATCGACATCCCGGTCGGGGCGATGCGCGCCTATGAGTTCGACGCCAAATATCTCGGCGACTGGGCGATCCACTGCCACAAGTCGCACCACACGATGAACGCGATGGGGCACGACATTCCGACCTTCATCGGTGCGGATAAGTCGAAGCTCGCCGAGAAGATCCGCAAACTCCAGCCGGAATACATGCCCATGGGCACCAAGGGCATGGCCGACATGGGCGAAATGGAAATGCCCATTCCCAAGAACACCGTCCCGATGATGACCGGCTGGGGGCCGCACGGCCCGATCGAGATGGGCGGCATGTTCTCGGTCGTGAAGGTCCGCGAGGGCATCTCGGCGGACGATTACTCCGATCCGGGCTGGTACGAGAACCCGCCCGGAACGCAGGCCTGGGAGTGGACCGGCGAGCTGCCGGACGCGACCAAGGCCAAAGACGCGAAGACGCAGATCACGCCGAAGCCGACAAACGGCTGA